A window of Esox lucius isolate fEsoLuc1 chromosome 18, fEsoLuc1.pri, whole genome shotgun sequence contains these coding sequences:
- the helb gene encoding DNA helicase B — protein MLPFGSSTVYRTIIGYILPEKKATRAEDADSESEEEVQPEFLDMEEMESINSGGHLLDSTIPTRNEVEFLEIKSGKKCRVDGRFCLKDPWWEATCKTRKARAKLVLQGYPAYRLRSDLKGDRGRSVLFLFLTACGVDPTFLSMFSDWLQTDREVGFASLMSVLNEFEGEELHKAAAQQIKALVRHSVAGKRVEAASLYPCVMKYLPSLLPGHFSGLLGGGKSMNKRPVAQSTQARPSAHAPTQLDEDDDDDDDEEEEDMNLNLLAKLEGIIATDVWKLGFNHVMYKELKLVHCEAQLRSFQECELFQQIPLKQRYALLVYDALKSHCHRTGSTYMELQVLCEKVRWKSPFLGEEEVWDAVHFMKELGVVVCERRRVALQNLHSYEAGIARCLRYLVEAEPWVIPMDATQVLSAAARQRLSRKAGAEESGGRGEPDSVAAAELYPAGAAGGSSAFAPAGPDPSHAHHDLCQAPADPADRRAPPQVALDPDQVRAVEMICSNPVTVISGKGGCGKTTVVSLVFRAAMQQREMDEEVSKACWDFQNDSSGSEGWGQGGLLSPTEGEVKEEGGARRSSVLRGEDEVLLTAPTGRAASLLTKKTFKAYTLHQVLWSFMLAKKDGNGAPEDWKFARVRVLVVDEGSLVSVQLLHSVLTMLTQHAQLSKFIILGDVRQLPSIQPGNTLHDLFHSLASAHWAIEMRTNHRAESQLIVDNAGLISEMGMKNCSFRPLNYDAVLDLHGKCTIPSEDKRFILILLPRADDSMTWNLQKAIEILLKADPALKNDTMSQFIAFRRKECALINELCCKHYSNHCIKNAKNRLDFRRGDKVCCTKNGYVTDLNKQGSPEDEDLESSCVPDRAAVRQGLAAHDRGRENEPTPSNKCGDKKKIKEKDKERLCNGEIFFIKDDVTRVEEGSKRRRQNRYLTLDDRDGRTLCVSFRELQKECRLQHAWARTIHTFQGSETETVVYVLGNGSVQTWKHVYTAVTRGQKRVYIIAEREGMAAAVKRRIVPRNTRLGAMVKELLSQPDGSQPQPGTPLRPTPGFRPTQSTPQASHTPGRFFADAPESPCRPPNEASRAPSTPVVEAPLDGGHVQPRSKPVLPRQLWKKDPSPGPKADAPGTSLMEDITFSETYSWSPMNSSEEPSQEQPGGVFEEPGTGEEDRGGAVPDGLMDGASAAAFGSDWSPYKRMPSLEGLELDATPSKCQKMEPLDSPLGCSVLQQLSLRSPNHTLRGKRLFQNPPDEMD, from the exons AAACTCGCAAGGCCAGGGCCAAGCTGGTGCTTCAGGGCTACCCTGCCTACCGCCTCCGCTCAGACCTGAAAGGGGACCGAGGCCGCTCCGTcctgtttctgttcctcacagcCTGCGGTGTGGACCCGACGTTTCTCTCCATGTTCTCCGACTGGCTGCAGACGGACAGGGAGGTGGGGTTTGCTAGCCTGATGTCGGTGCTGAATGAGTTTGAGGGGGAGGAGCTTCACAAAGCGGCGGCGCAACAGATTAAAGCTCTGGTCAGGCATTCAG tcGCAGGGAAGCGTGTGGAAGCTGCTTCCCTCTATCCCTGTGTGATGAAATACCTCCCGTCACTGCTGCCTGGGCACTTCTCTGGGCTACTGGGTGGAGGCAAGAGCATGAACAAAAGACCTGTAGCACAGTCTACACAGGCTAGACCTTCGGCACATGCCCCCACACAGctagatgaagatgatgatgatgatgatgacgaagaggaggaggacatgAATCTCAATTTACTGGCCAAACTGGAGGGGATTATCGCCACTGATGTCTGGAAGCTGGGCTTTAACCAT GTCATGTACAAAGAGTTGAAGTTAGTCCATTGCGAGGCTCAGCTACGATCCTTCCAGGAGTGTGAACTCTTCCAGCAGATCCCTCTTAAGCAGCGTTATGCCCTGCTGGTCTATGATGCTTTAAAGAGCCACTGCCACAGGACAGGCAGTACCTACATGGAGCTCCAAGTCCTGTGTGAGAAGGTCAGGTGGAAGAGTCCTTTCCTTGGAGAGGAGGAG GTGTGGGACGCTGTCCACTTCATGAAAGAGTTGGGTGTAGTTGTCTGCGAGCGCAGAAGGGTGGCGCTGCAGAACCTGCACTCCTATGAGGCCGGGATAGCCAGGTGTCTGCGTTACCTGGTGGAGGCTGAACCCTGGGTTATACCGATGGACGCCACCCAAGTCCTGAGCGCCGCCGCACGCCAGAGGCTGAGTAGGAAGGCCGGCGCGGAGGAGAGCGGCGGTAGAGGTGAGCCGGACTCGGTCGCCGCGGCAGAGTTATACCCCGCCGGCGCTGCCGGCGGATCCTCTGCCTTCGCTCCAGCCGGGCCCGACCCTTCTCACGCCCACCACGACCTCTGCCAAGCACCCGCGGACCCGGCCGACCGGCGAGCCCCTCCGCAGGTTGCGCTGGACCCGGACCAGGTGCGTGCTGTGGAGATGATCTGCTCCAATCCGGTAACGGTGATCAGCGGTAAGGGGGGCTGCGGTAAGACCACGGTGGTGAGCCTGGTGTTCAGGGCTGCCATGCAGCAGCGGGAGATGGACGAGGAGGTCAGCAAGGCATGCTGGGACTTTCAGAACGACTCCAGCGGTTCTGAGGGCTGGGGGCAGGGCGGCCTCCTCTCTCCAACAGAaggggaggtgaaggaggagggCGGCGCGAGGAGGTCGTCCGTTTTACGGGGGGAGGATGAGGTCTTGCTCACGGCGCCGACCGGGAGAGCCGCCTCTCTTCTCACCAAGAAGACCTTCAAGGCTTACACCCTGCACCAG GTGCTGTGGAGTTTCATGCTCGCCAAGAAGGATGGGAACGGAGCTCCGGAAGACTGGAAGTTTGCCCGCGTGCGTGTGCTGGTGGTGGATGAGGGCAGTCTGGTgtctgtccagcttctccaCTCCGTCCTCACGATGCTCACTCAACACGCGCAGCTCAGCAAGTTCATCATCCTGG GTGATGTCCGTCAGCTGCCCAGCATCCAGCCCGGCAACACACTGCATGACCTCTTCCACAGTCTCGCCTCAGCACACTGGGCTATAGAGATGAGGACCAATCACAGAGCAGAGTCTCAGCTCATCGTGGATAACGCTGGATT AATTTCCGAGATGGGTATGAAGAACTGTTCATTCAGACCGCTCAACTATGATGCCGTTTTGGATCTCCATGGCAAATGCACCATTCCCTCTGAAGACAAGAGATTCATCCTCATCTTGCTGCCTAGAGCTGATGACTCCATGACCTGGA ACCTCCAGAAGGCTATTGAAATACTATTGAAAGCTGACCCAGCACTGAAGAATGACACCATGTCACAGTTCATCGCATTTAGAAG GAAAGAGTGTGCCCTGATCAATGAACTGTGCTGCAAGCACTACAGCAATCACTGCATAAA AAACGCCAAGAACAGACTAGACTTCCGCCGTGGGGATAAAGTCTGCTGTACGAAGAACGGCTACGTCACTGACTTAAACAAGCAGGGCTCACCTGAAGACGAGGACTTGGAGAGCAGCTGTGTGCCTGACAGAGCTGCGGTTCGGCAGGGACTAGCGGCacatgacagagggagagagaacgagCCCACACCGAGTAATAAATGTGGcgacaaaaagaaaatcaaagaGAAGGATAAAGAACGCCTGTGTAACGGAGAGATATTCTTCATAAAAGAT GACGTGACACGAGTGGAGGAGGGCTCAAAACGGCGCCGGCAGAACAGGTACCTCACTCTGGATGATCGTGACGGCCGGACGCTGTGTGTGTCCTTCAGGGAGCTGCAGAAAGAGTGTCGACTGCAACACGCCTGGGCCAGGACTATACACACCTTCCAG GGGTCAGAGACGGAGACCGTGGTGTACGTGCTGGGCAACGGCAGCGTTCAGACGTGGAAACACGTGTACACGGCCGTGACGCGGGGACAAAAGCGTGTGTACATCATAGCCGAGCGGGAGGGCATGGCCGCGGCCGTCAAGAGGCGCATCGTCCCACGCAACACACGGCTGGGGGCCATGGTCAAAGAGCTCCTCTCCCAGCCCGACGGCAGCCAACCTCAGCCGGGCACGCCCCTCAGGCCGACCCCAGGCTTCAGGCCTACACAGTCCACGCCTCAGGCTTCGCATACACCGGGCCGCTTCTTCGCAGACGCCCCAGAGAGCCCCTGCCGACCCCCAAATGAAGCGTCCCGGGCCCCCTCCACGCCTGTCGTGGAGGCCCCGCTCGATGGGGGTCATGTCCAGCCGCGGTCTAAACCTGTCTTGCCCAGACAGCTGTGGAAGAAGGATCCATCCCCGGGCCCCAAAGCAGATGCCCCAGGCACTTCCCTGATGGAGGACATCACTTTCAGTGAGACGTATAGCTGGTCGCCAATGAACAGCAGTGAAGAGCCCTCTCAGGAGCAACCCGGTGGGGTCTTTGAGGAGCCGGGGACCGGGGAGGAGGACCGTGGCGGCGCGGTGCCGGATGGACTGATGGACGGTGCTTCAGCTGCTGCGTTTGGGTCTGACTGGTCCCCATACAAGAGGATGCCCAGTCTCGAGGGTTTGGAGCTGGATGCAACGCCGTCTAAATGTCAGAAG ATGGAGCCATTGGACTCACCGCTTGGATGTTCCGTCTTGCAACAGCTCTCCCTCCGCTCACCCAACCATACTCTCCGTGGCAAACGGCTCTTCCAAAATCCCCCCGATGAGATGgattga